One window from the genome of Pseudonocardia hierapolitana encodes:
- a CDS encoding DUF6463 family protein, whose translation MPIIDTQSEATTSRTWWRNPSAWGGLLAMCGGVFHTVVAALMRQDVWAQIIDEGFFNTVTLEPSADRLAAAEAFWFSVGSFGVPLLLLGSLVTWLIRRGVPVPGWLGCGLAAWAVLIGLVSGFDGGTLILLTIGALLAAGAWTARRAPGPLPRY comes from the coding sequence ATGCCGATCATCGACACGCAGTCCGAGGCGACGACATCACGCACCTGGTGGCGCAACCCCTCCGCATGGGGTGGGCTTCTCGCGATGTGCGGCGGCGTCTTCCACACCGTGGTCGCCGCTCTGATGCGCCAGGACGTCTGGGCGCAGATCATCGACGAAGGGTTCTTCAACACGGTCACGCTGGAGCCCTCGGCCGACCGGCTCGCCGCGGCCGAGGCGTTCTGGTTCAGCGTGGGCAGCTTCGGCGTGCCGTTGCTCCTGCTCGGCTCACTCGTGACCTGGCTGATCCGGCGCGGCGTACCCGTGCCCGGATGGCTGGGGTGCGGCCTTGCCGCGTGGGCCGTTCTGATCGGGTTGGTGAGTGGTTTCGACGGCGGAACGCTCATCCTGCTGACCATCGGCGCGCTGCTCGCGGCCGGCGCGTGGACCGCGCGCAGGGCACCGGGTCCCCTGCCCCGGTACTGA
- a CDS encoding serine hydrolase domain-containing protein, whose protein sequence is MILQEVVDALVARADAPGACLAVRAPGLDALAVTGHRQVLGVASPLPMTAATSHDLASVTKAFTTTALAALGVDLTDPVRRYLPDAPPVTVDDLLLHRGGLWEWWPTYCDAGDPDEGARLARTLPLRYAPGRGRHYSDLGFMLLGQVVEVAAGARLPDALRQLVLDPAGLTRTAYAAPVGTEVAASGTGDAIEQRMLAVGEPYPVPRYPTDFDGWRHHVIAGEVADGNAFHTFHGVSGHAGLFSTVEDLLRLGAALCSSAVGDGPWRAVGAYLQPGPDPGQSRGYRSWTTTVDDCTATAYGHPGFTGTTLAVLPEHRASVVLATNRLQVHGAPVPNEEMWVPALQAAHHLLHDD, encoded by the coding sequence GTGATCCTCCAGGAGGTCGTGGACGCGCTCGTGGCCCGGGCGGATGCGCCGGGGGCCTGCCTCGCCGTGCGCGCCCCCGGGCTCGACGCGCTCGCCGTCACCGGGCACCGGCAGGTGCTCGGGGTCGCCTCGCCGCTGCCGATGACCGCCGCGACGAGCCACGACCTCGCATCGGTCACGAAGGCGTTCACGACGACCGCGCTCGCCGCCCTCGGCGTCGACCTCACCGACCCGGTGCGCCGCTACCTCCCGGACGCTCCTCCCGTCACGGTGGACGACCTGCTGCTGCACCGCGGTGGCCTGTGGGAGTGGTGGCCGACCTACTGCGACGCCGGCGATCCCGACGAAGGCGCCCGGCTCGCCCGGACGCTGCCGCTGCGCTACGCCCCCGGCCGAGGGCGGCACTACTCGGACCTCGGGTTCATGCTGCTCGGGCAGGTGGTCGAGGTCGCGGCCGGCGCCCGGCTGCCGGACGCCCTCCGGCAGTTGGTGCTCGACCCGGCCGGCCTGACGCGCACGGCGTACGCCGCGCCCGTCGGCACGGAGGTCGCCGCGAGCGGCACCGGCGACGCCATCGAGCAGCGGATGCTCGCCGTCGGCGAGCCCTACCCGGTGCCCCGCTACCCCACCGACTTCGACGGCTGGCGCCACCACGTGATCGCCGGCGAGGTGGCCGACGGCAACGCCTTCCACACCTTCCACGGGGTGTCCGGGCACGCCGGGTTGTTCTCGACGGTCGAGGACCTGCTGCGGCTGGGTGCCGCCCTGTGCTCGTCCGCCGTGGGCGACGGGCCGTGGCGTGCGGTCGGCGCGTACCTGCAGCCGGGGCCGGATCCGGGCCAGTCGCGCGGCTACCGCTCGTGGACGACCACCGTGGACGACTGCACGGCCACCGCCTACGGGCATCCCGGCTTCACCGGCACCACCCTCGCCGTGCTGCCCGAGCACCGGGCGAGCGTCGTGCTCGCCACCAACCGGCTCCAGGTGCACGGTGCCCCCGTCCCCAACGAGGAGATGTGGGTGCCCGCGCTGCAGGCCGCGCACCACCTCCTGCACGATGACTAG
- a CDS encoding TetR/AcrR family transcriptional regulator, producing MVRTAGRPGRPARLSRELIVAAALQGDLASLTMRELAARLGVSHSALYRWVADRDELFDLISEVMVERILPTSEPSPADWRDWLARLAWAMHDEFLAVPGYAAHVAAPHRHNPHSFGRLRDQVITAFRAAGASPEMAAQSWYVFGLSVVQWLGAQQTGHDLGPVAPRFDLFLDTLLRGLPARTPVEHPR from the coding sequence ATGGTGAGGACAGCGGGGAGACCGGGACGGCCGGCGCGACTGTCCCGCGAGCTGATCGTCGCCGCCGCGCTGCAGGGCGACCTGGCGAGCCTCACCATGCGCGAGCTCGCGGCCCGGCTCGGCGTCTCGCACTCAGCGCTCTACCGCTGGGTGGCCGACCGCGACGAGCTCTTCGACCTGATCAGCGAGGTGATGGTCGAGCGGATCCTGCCCACGTCCGAGCCCTCACCCGCCGACTGGCGGGACTGGCTCGCCCGGCTCGCGTGGGCGATGCACGACGAGTTCCTCGCGGTACCCGGGTACGCCGCGCACGTCGCCGCGCCCCATCGGCACAACCCCCACTCCTTCGGCCGGCTGCGCGACCAGGTGATCACGGCGTTCCGGGCGGCGGGGGCATCCCCGGAGATGGCCGCGCAGAGCTGGTACGTCTTCGGCCTCTCGGTCGTCCAGTGGCTCGGGGCCCAGCAGACCGGTCACGACCTCGGTCCGGTCGCCCCCCGGTTCGACCTCTTCCTCGACACCCTGCTCCGCGGCCTCCCCGCGCGGACACCGGTGGAGCATCCGCGGTGA
- a CDS encoding sensor histidine kinase: MTWTDRTDRWIRAHPVVPDTLLALAITAVVGPPSLAILQAARSPDWVLGVAGICGSVVLATVALRRIATGAAFFLASLAMLVTVALPNTVIRPDGLGLAGASGDMEIPLFFLPSSAVYLVLVYAVAAQRAWRESLLALGIGITGALLCTARTATGYGALPAGWLTLLLALLALVAAVAGTWAVGRSHQDRRRRLAEEAAEAAERAAADERRRIARDMHDIVAHSLAVIVRQAEGGSAIAGRSPDRAAQALSVIADTAREALADMRGTLQVLREAAPPEAVQPSLAAIPALVERVRATGVDVRLVERGSADGMTTGAATAAYRLIQEALTNSVKHARTHPTVTVTIEHAPHASVVTVEDDGGHDGGVDGADRPAVPGAGVGLRGVEDRVQAAGGTFEAGPAGGGFRVRAEFRVAEGERPR, translated from the coding sequence GTGACCTGGACCGACCGCACCGATCGGTGGATCCGGGCACACCCGGTCGTGCCGGACACCCTTCTCGCGCTGGCCATCACCGCAGTAGTCGGGCCGCCTTCGCTCGCCATCCTCCAGGCGGCCCGATCCCCGGACTGGGTGCTGGGGGTGGCGGGGATCTGCGGATCCGTGGTGCTCGCCACCGTCGCGCTGCGGCGGATCGCCACCGGAGCCGCGTTCTTCCTCGCCAGTCTGGCGATGCTGGTGACCGTGGCGCTGCCGAACACGGTGATCCGGCCAGACGGGCTGGGTCTGGCCGGGGCGAGCGGCGACATGGAGATCCCGCTGTTCTTCCTCCCGTCGTCGGCGGTCTACCTGGTGCTCGTGTACGCCGTCGCCGCGCAGCGCGCCTGGCGCGAGAGCCTGCTCGCCCTCGGGATCGGGATCACCGGAGCGTTGCTGTGCACCGCGAGAACGGCCACCGGGTACGGCGCACTGCCCGCGGGCTGGCTCACGCTGCTGCTGGCCCTCCTCGCACTGGTCGCGGCCGTGGCCGGTACCTGGGCGGTGGGCCGTTCCCACCAGGACCGGCGGCGGCGCCTGGCGGAGGAGGCCGCCGAAGCCGCCGAGCGCGCCGCGGCCGACGAACGCAGGCGCATCGCTCGCGACATGCACGACATCGTCGCGCACTCGTTGGCGGTCATCGTGCGTCAGGCCGAAGGCGGCTCCGCCATCGCCGGCCGGTCACCGGACCGCGCGGCCCAGGCCTTGTCCGTCATCGCCGACACCGCCCGGGAGGCACTGGCCGACATGCGGGGCACGCTGCAGGTGTTGCGGGAGGCCGCTCCCCCGGAGGCCGTGCAGCCTTCGCTCGCCGCGATACCGGCGCTGGTGGAACGGGTACGCGCGACGGGTGTCGACGTGCGCCTGGTCGAGCGGGGTTCGGCCGATGGCATGACGACGGGCGCGGCCACGGCGGCGTACCGCCTGATCCAGGAGGCACTGACCAACAGCGTCAAGCACGCGCGCACGCATCCCACGGTCACCGTCACGATCGAGCACGCACCGCACGCGTCGGTGGTCACCGTCGAGGACGACGGCGGGCACGACGGCGGGGTCGACGGCGCGGATCGGCCCGCGGTCCCCGGGGCCGGTGTCGGGCTGCGCGGTGTCGAGGACCGGGTGCAGGCCGCGGGCGGTACGTTCGAGGCCGGTCCCGCCGGCGGCGGCTTCAGGGTGCGTGCGGAGTTCCGCGTCGCCGAAGGGGAGCGCCCGAGATGA
- a CDS encoding MFS transporter has product MWILAALAAVGVALARRFAGRAPERNPTDAPTRTARAGTPVLLLALFASALGVAIAQAVVVAVLPVFGRQFGVSAAAAAWLLTGFMLAAAVATPVAGRLGDLHGYRRVMLVSLGLLVVGSVFAAAADHTGSFAGLLLGRVVQGLSAGVFPVAFGMARRIVAPNRLPGVVAGLSAMFGVGGALGMVLAGPLVEVLGTPSLFWLCVGLGLVALAGAVVVREPERRTPSGSLDVAGALLLSAVLVAVLLGVSQGRTWGWGSAAALATAASAAAAAFVLVELRVAAPVVDLRLLRRRPVAAANLATFVVSVGMFAAVTLIPQFAQTPPAAGYGFGTNATGTGLLIAPMAMIMVIAAPLGARLTARVGGRATFRVGALLAVAALLASAVARGAAWQLAAAGAVLGLGYGLAFGALGTLVVGAVRPEETGAATGINTILRTVGGAVGAQVAATIVTPAAGLPTDGGFTLAFLVAAAAALLAAITARAIPRPTGTLPSTPRPR; this is encoded by the coding sequence ATGTGGATCCTGGCTGCCCTCGCCGCCGTCGGCGTCGCACTGGCCCGCCGGTTCGCCGGCCGGGCCCCCGAGAGGAACCCGACCGACGCCCCGACCCGGACGGCCCGCGCGGGCACCCCCGTCCTGCTCCTCGCGCTGTTCGCCTCCGCCCTCGGCGTCGCCATCGCCCAGGCCGTCGTCGTGGCCGTGCTGCCGGTCTTCGGCCGGCAGTTCGGGGTCTCGGCGGCGGCCGCGGCGTGGCTCCTCACCGGGTTCATGCTCGCCGCCGCGGTGGCGACACCGGTGGCCGGGCGCCTCGGCGACCTGCACGGCTATCGCCGCGTGATGCTCGTGAGCCTTGGGTTGCTCGTGGTGGGCAGCGTGTTCGCCGCCGCGGCCGACCACACCGGCTCGTTCGCGGGCCTCCTGCTCGGCCGCGTGGTCCAGGGGCTGTCGGCAGGGGTGTTCCCCGTCGCCTTCGGCATGGCTCGCCGGATCGTCGCGCCGAACAGGCTGCCCGGGGTCGTCGCCGGCCTGAGCGCGATGTTCGGGGTCGGCGGCGCCCTTGGCATGGTGCTGGCCGGACCGCTGGTCGAGGTGCTCGGCACGCCGTCGCTGTTCTGGCTCTGCGTGGGGCTCGGTCTCGTCGCGCTGGCCGGCGCCGTCGTCGTGCGCGAGCCGGAGAGGCGGACGCCGTCCGGGTCGCTCGACGTCGCGGGCGCACTGCTGTTGTCGGCGGTACTCGTCGCCGTGCTGCTCGGGGTGAGCCAGGGGCGGACGTGGGGATGGGGTTCGGCGGCGGCGCTCGCCACCGCCGCATCGGCGGCCGCGGCCGCGTTCGTGCTGGTCGAGTTGCGGGTGGCGGCACCCGTCGTCGATCTGCGGTTGCTGCGGCGCCGCCCGGTCGCGGCGGCCAACCTCGCCACGTTCGTCGTCAGCGTCGGAATGTTCGCCGCGGTCACGCTGATCCCGCAGTTCGCGCAGACCCCGCCCGCCGCGGGCTACGGCTTCGGCACGAACGCCACCGGTACCGGCCTGTTGATCGCGCCGATGGCGATGATCATGGTGATCGCCGCGCCGCTCGGCGCGCGGCTCACGGCGCGCGTGGGAGGGCGCGCCACGTTCCGGGTCGGCGCGCTCCTGGCCGTGGCGGCCCTGCTGGCGTCGGCCGTCGCCCGCGGCGCAGCGTGGCAGCTCGCCGCGGCGGGGGCCGTGCTCGGTCTGGGGTACGGGCTCGCGTTCGGCGCGCTGGGGACTCTCGTCGTCGGCGCGGTGCGTCCCGAGGAGACCGGCGCGGCGACCGGGATCAACACGATCCTGCGGACCGTCGGGGGCGCGGTCGGCGCGCAGGTCGCGGCCACGATCGTCACCCCGGCGGCGGGGCTGCCCACGGACGGCGGCTTCACACTCGCCTTCCTCGTGGCGGCGGCCGCTGCGCTGCTGGCGGCGATCACCGCGCGGGCGATTCCCCGACCGACGGGGACGCTCCCGAGCACTCCCCGCCCCCGGTGA
- a CDS encoding ABC transporter ATP-binding protein, with the protein MPLLEAHDLVKRYPVRGSDGVVHALNGVSFALEPGETLGIVGESGCGKSTLARVLVRLEDPTQGRVLLDGVDLTALRGRRLRAHRRHIQMVFQDPFSSLDPRQPVGAALDEVLAVHRLRRPGRVEELLDVVGLPAEFAQRLPHEMSGGQRQRVGIARALAPEPRVLLLDESVSALDVSVRAEVMNLLAHLRAELGLAQVFISHDMAMVRQISDRVAVMYFGRVVEEGGWRDVLADPLHPYTAGLRAAVPVPDPSIAQPLTPTVVGEVPDPVRPPAGCPFHPRCPRAEDVCRAELPPLAEIRTGRRAACHVASRAEALR; encoded by the coding sequence ATGCCGCTGCTGGAGGCCCACGACCTGGTCAAGCGCTACCCCGTGCGCGGGAGCGACGGGGTCGTGCACGCGCTGAACGGGGTGTCCTTCGCCCTCGAGCCGGGCGAGACGCTCGGCATCGTCGGCGAGTCCGGCTGCGGCAAGTCGACCCTCGCCCGGGTGCTGGTGCGGCTGGAGGACCCGACGCAGGGCCGGGTCCTGCTCGACGGCGTGGACCTCACCGCGCTGCGTGGCCGCAGGCTGCGGGCGCACCGCCGCCACATCCAGATGGTGTTCCAGGACCCGTTCTCCTCCCTGGACCCGCGCCAGCCGGTCGGCGCGGCGCTCGACGAGGTGCTGGCCGTGCACCGCCTCCGCCGCCCGGGCCGGGTCGAGGAGCTCCTCGACGTCGTCGGCCTCCCCGCCGAGTTCGCGCAGCGACTGCCGCACGAGATGTCGGGCGGGCAGCGCCAGCGCGTCGGGATCGCGCGCGCTCTGGCACCCGAGCCGCGGGTGCTCCTGCTCGACGAGTCGGTGTCCGCGCTCGACGTGTCGGTGCGGGCCGAGGTGATGAACCTGCTCGCGCACCTGCGCGCCGAGCTGGGCCTGGCGCAGGTGTTCATCAGCCACGACATGGCGATGGTGCGCCAGATCAGCGACCGCGTCGCCGTCATGTACTTCGGGCGGGTCGTCGAGGAGGGTGGATGGCGGGACGTCCTCGCCGACCCGCTGCACCCCTACACCGCGGGGCTGCGAGCCGCCGTGCCCGTGCCCGACCCGTCGATCGCGCAGCCGCTCACCCCGACCGTGGTGGGTGAGGTGCCCGACCCCGTCCGGCCGCCTGCCGGGTGCCCCTTCCATCCCCGCTGCCCGCGGGCGGAGGACGTGTGCCGCGCCGAGCTGCCGCCCCTGGCCGAGATCCGCACGGGTCGCCGGGCGGCCTGCCACGTCGCGTCCCGGGCCGAGGCGCTGCGGTGA
- a CDS encoding response regulator, which produces MTIRVALVDDQELVRVGLAMVVDATDDIRIVVQAADGAEAVERLAETQVDVVLMDVQMPRMNGVEATASVTARENAPKVILLTTFDLDEYAFAGLRAGASGFLLKDASADEVLHAIRAVHAGDAVIAPSTTRRMLEHLATARAARDASPLVERLTARERDVLLEIARGHSNAEIAQRLFLSEATVKTHVGHLLAKLEVRDRVQAVIFAYESGLVRPS; this is translated from the coding sequence ATGACGATCAGAGTCGCGCTGGTCGACGACCAGGAGCTGGTCCGGGTCGGCCTGGCCATGGTGGTCGATGCCACCGACGACATCCGGATCGTCGTGCAGGCCGCCGACGGTGCGGAGGCGGTCGAGCGGCTCGCCGAGACGCAGGTCGACGTCGTGCTGATGGACGTGCAGATGCCGCGGATGAACGGCGTCGAGGCCACCGCGTCGGTGACGGCCCGCGAGAACGCGCCCAAGGTGATCCTGCTGACGACGTTCGACCTCGACGAGTACGCCTTCGCCGGACTGCGCGCAGGCGCGAGCGGTTTCCTGCTCAAGGACGCGTCGGCCGACGAGGTGCTCCACGCGATCCGCGCCGTCCACGCAGGCGATGCCGTGATCGCGCCCTCCACGACCCGCCGCATGCTGGAGCACCTCGCGACCGCCCGGGCCGCACGCGACGCGTCTCCGCTGGTGGAGCGGCTCACCGCACGCGAACGCGACGTGCTGCTGGAGATCGCCCGGGGACACTCCAACGCCGAGATCGCGCAGCGGCTCTTCCTCTCCGAGGCCACGGTGAAGACGCACGTCGGCCACCTCCTGGCCAAGCTCGAGGTCCGCGACCGGGTGCAGGCGGTGATCTTCGCCTACGAGAGCGGGCTCGTTCGTCCGAGCTAG